One Brassica oleracea var. oleracea cultivar TO1000 unplaced genomic scaffold, BOL UnpScaffold01007, whole genome shotgun sequence genomic region harbors:
- the LOC106320670 gene encoding cytochrome P450 81F1-like, translating into MFYYVILPLALLVIAYKFIFSYRTQRFNLPPSPPHSLPIIGHHRLIKPPVHRLFHGLAKTHGPIFYLRLGTRRAVVISSSALARECFTGHNDVVVSNRPRFLTSKYIAYNYTTIATTPYGDHWRNLRKICSLEIVSSKRLANFLHIRKEEIHRMLTRLSRDALISKEVEVESLFYDLTFNNIVRMVTGKIYYGEDASDKAEADTFKKLIAYITSTSGARHPGEYLPFLKIFGRSFEKKVKAVGEAMDAILQRLLDECRGNKDGNTMVNHLLSLQQQDPEYYSEVIIKGLMLGIMFAASETSAVTIEWAMASLLNHPELLEKLKLEIDEKIGQDRLIEETDIPNLPYLQNVVSETLRLYPAAPLLVPRLTVEDIKIGGYDVPRETMVMVNAWSIHRDPELWTEPERFNPDRFNGGGEGEKDDVRMLITFGSGRRMCPGAGLANKIVTLALGSLIQCFDWGRVNGKKIDMTEGPEMAMRKVVPLRAMCQLRPVMNKLLTESKV; encoded by the exons AATTCATCTTCAGCTATAGAACGCAGCGTTTCAACCTCCCTCCCTCTCCGCCTCACTCTCTCCCCATTATCGGCCACCACCGCCTCATTAAACCTCCCGTCCACCGTCTCTTCCATGGACTCGCCAAAACACACGGCCCAATCTTCTACCTCCGATTAGGTACCCGCCGTGCGGTTGTCATCTCTTCCTCCGCACTCGCAAGAGAATGCTTCACGGGTCATAACGACGTAGTTGTATCGAACCGCCCTCGTTTCCTGACTTCCAAATACATCGCTTACAACTACACAACCATTGCGACCACACCTTACGGTGACCACTGGCGTAACCTCCGCAAAATATGCTCCCTCGAAATCGTCTCCTCAAAACGTCTCGCAAACTTTCTCCACATCCGCAAAGAGGAAATCCACCGCATGCTCACGAGACTCTCACGTGACGCACTCATCAGCAAAGAGGTCGAGGTCGAGTCCTTGTTTTACGATCTAACGTTCAACAACATCGTGAGGATGGTTACGGGGAAGATCTATTACGGAGAAGATGCTAGTGACAAAGCAGAAGCAGATACGTTCAAGAAACTCATTGCTTATATTACCAGTACTAGTGGCGCGAGGCACCCTGGTGAATACTTGCCATTCTTGAAAATATTCGGAAGGAGTTTTGAGAAGAAAGTGAAAGCTGTAGGAGAAGCCATGGATGCGATCTTGCAGCGTCTGCTTGATGAGTGTAGAGGAAATAAAGACGGTAACACAATGGTTAATCACTTGCTCTCTTTGCAACAACAAGACCCAGAGTATTACAGTGAGGTCATCATCAAAGGCCTAATGCTG GGTATCATGTTTGCCGCATCAGAAACATCGGCCGTGACAATAGAGTGGGCGATGGCGAGTTTGTTGAATCATCCAGAGTTGTTGGAAAAGTTGAAACTAGAGATTGACGAGAAAATCGGACAAGACCGCTTGATCGAGGAAACAGACATTCCAAACCTGCCTTACCTCCAAAACGTAGTGTCGGAGACACTCAGGCTATATCCAGCAGCGCCGCTTCTTGTGCCAAGATTAACAGTAGAGGACATCAAGATCGGAGGCTACGACGTGCCTCGTGAGACGATGGTCATGGTGAACGCGTGGAGTATACACAGAGATCCAGAACTGTGGACGGAACCAGAGAGGTTTAATCCAGATAGGTTTAACggtggaggagaaggagaaaagGACGATGTCCGTATGCTGATAACCTTTGGAAGTGGACGGAGAATGTGTCCCGGCGCAGGATTAGCGAACAAGATTGTGACGTTGGCGTTAGGATCTTTGATTCAATGCTTTGATTGGGGAAGAGTCAATGGCAAAAAGATTGATATGACTGAGGGTCCAGAGATGGCAATGCGTAAGGTGGTGCCGTTACGAGCCATGTGTCAGCTTCGACCCGTTATGAATAAGCTTCTTACCGAGTCAAAAGTTTAG